The proteins below are encoded in one region of Cololabis saira isolate AMF1-May2022 chromosome 11, fColSai1.1, whole genome shotgun sequence:
- the LOC133454793 gene encoding putative nuclease HARBI1, which translates to MAFPFDEGRIIDREAQIVRAIHRERVIRPRYDILSFPDEHLRERYRFSAESMLYLNNLLHPYIENVTHRGSALSSLQTMCIALRFFASGSFLYSVGDAEHIGKATACRSVRKVCLALKRFMHRFICFPGHKPTRVIKTEFHQLAGFPNIIGCIDGMHVPIKAPSQNEADFVNRKGFHSINVQMICDAGNLISNVEARWPCSVHDARMYRESNLSTKFLQREFDGYLLGDRGYPCLPTLITPYPDPDVGAQMQFNVAHSRTRVKIEMTFGILKERFQCLRRLRVCPDRACDIIVACAILHNFATLRNEFTPVVEEPVPEEPLQQQADMADGHRVRDQICLNHFS; encoded by the exons ATGGCGTTTCCCTTTGACGAAGGTCGCATTATTGATAGAGAAGCCCAAATTGTTCGTGCAATTCACCGTGAGAGGGTGATAAGACCACGGTATGACATCTTATCTTTCCCCGATGAGCATTTGCGGGAGCGCTACCGTTTTTCAGCCGAATCCATGCTGTATTTAAATAACCTTCTCCATCCATATATTGAAAATGTTACACATCGTGGGTCTGCCCTCTCGTCGCTGCAAACAATGTGCATTGCTCTTCGGTTTTTTGCGTCTGGGAGTTTCCTCTACAGTGTCGGAGACGCTGAACACATAGGAAAAGCAACTGCCTGCAGGTCGGTGCGTAAAGTGTGCCTTGCGCTAAAGCGCTTCATGCAccgttttatttgttttcctgGCCACAAACCAACGAGGGTCATTAAGACGGAGTTCCACCAACTGGCAG GCTTTCCAAACATCATTGGATGCATCGATGGGATGCATGTGCCAATCAAAGCACCATCACAAAATGAGGCTGACTTTGTCAATAGAAAAGGTTTCCACAGCATCAATGTGCAA ATGATATGCGATGCTGGAAATCTCATATCCAACGTGGAGGCGAGATGGCCATGCTCTGTGCATGATGCCAGGATGTACAGAGAATCAAATCTGAGCACCAAATTTCTACAGA GAGAATTTGATGGCTATCTCCTTGGGGATAGAGGATATCCGTGCCTCCCCACGCTGATTACCCCGTACCCCGATCCGGATGTTGGAGCGCAAATGCAGTTCAACGTGGCTCACAGCAGAACCCGGGTCAAAATAGAGATGACCTTCGGGATTCTCAAAGAACGGTTCCAGTGCTTGCGCAGGCTGAGGGTCTGCCCAGACAGGGCATGTGATATAATTGTCGCATGTGCCATATTGCACAATTTTGCCACATTGCGCAATGAATTCACTCCAGTCGTCGAGGAGCCGGTACCGGAGGAACCACTTCAGCAGCAGGCTGACATGGCGGATGGTCATAGAGTTCGAgaccaaatatgtttaaatcatTTCAGTTAA